One Tachysurus fulvidraco isolate hzauxx_2018 chromosome 2, HZAU_PFXX_2.0, whole genome shotgun sequence DNA segment encodes these proteins:
- the ptprc gene encoding receptor-type tyrosine-protein phosphatase C isoform X21 yields MAKVPGLMFVLLVLAGLVICQTPVIAQPSDTTQETKTSQTPDIQGAGSPDQDKVSGSPANTSSTKPETNQNTETKVTVPITVSGSPALTSSTQHQTNPTTQTGGAVNTSVSGLPTLTPSTQHQTNVTISDTDEGAGKENPNADIQGAGSPDQDKVSGSPANTSSTKPETNQNTETKDIQGAGSPDQDKVSGSPANTSSTKPETNQNTETKVTVPITVSGSPALTSSTQHQTNPTTQTGGAVNTSVSGLPTLTPSTQHQTNVTTKTGDIQGAGSPDQDKVSGSPANTSSTKPETNQNTETKVTVPITVSGSPALTSSTQHQTNPTTQTGGAVNTSVSGLPTLTPSTQHQTNTTIQKEGAVNTSVSGLPTLTPSTQHQTNVTTKTGVTVPITVSGSPALTSSTQHQTNPTTQTGGAVNTSVSGLPTLTPSTQHQTNTTIQKEGAVNTSVSGLPTLTPSTQHQTNVTTKTGVVITVPVSPASTNSSQHQTNTNITTEDNSTTILHSSTQQQPISSTAMATTDNQTQSTSVPLTSSPTDTTSPTLTNNATTVKPLPCKYNYSFNDEWKVGFNINDVKGIYNITLNNVMLDNTRTIPVQREMKKYQISFTSLKPCQKYAVSFTPSCTPSKEKYSHLETRTLVDSDVSFTLKNDQVCFKTVWNLTFEKECITVTKDNSCSNSKLNFKEDVCNKTYVPFQLPPVKPVFNITNKFPNEFNWINKPKQCPNNLTYSCNDTIVKASELKPFIDYTCKGTYNFGNRPITSNLTKVKIECYIGNVTIVEKTASSIKARWDLSSTNCPNITKDITLEASCTNNTSKKVKMNCSGDYCEIKDLEAFTTYNCTFNAKYNYRKFLTVPKIERTLSTKPELNCNSPELTSHNSYKITCSIISWHGDRGEVKAELFIDGQGKNVKQAILTLTESKYSYEFKDLYYLTHYKVQVTAINGNGNKTEREFVHFDTKYNDKAVLGFLSFLIIVTSIALLFVLYKIYLLKREKSSRNEQEMDDLLPSNALLRVEPINADDLLDAYKKKRADEGRLFMEEFQSIPRIFSNFSVREAKKSENHPKNRYVDILPYDYNRVCLSHGGTDDYINGSFIEGYKETNKYIAAQGPKEETIGDFWTMIWEQKTSIIVMVTRCEEGNKNKCAQYWPSMERETEIFDDLVVKIKGEEKCPDYIIRHLTLMNRKEKSAEREVTHIQFTSWPDHGVPSDPGLLLKLRRRVNSFKNFFSGPIVIHCSAGVGRTGTYICIDAMIESLEAEGRVDIYGYVVKLRRQRCLMVQVEAQYVLIHTALIEYSQFGETEMALSSFHSEVSTLRQKEGSEPSLMELEFQKLPKFKTYRSANTARTEENKNKNRSSIIPYDFNRVPIKVDDEVSHDSDADDEQDYSSDEEDEVPTKYINASYLDGYWMPSSFIVAQGPMEDTVADFLHMLYQKQVQTVFMLSNCTENDKEFCTQYWHDEKKTFEEMVVEVKETENTPTYIRRCLEIQHTKRKDSHTLQQYQFLKWAGQELPDNPLDLVDMMRSVRQSGDNNNKNKNLPILAHCNDGSSRSGIFCALWKLLDSADTEKLVDIFQVAKDMRKARMGMLTSFEQYNFLYAALEVAYPVQNGEVKKPSEAPADTVQVINESTALISPSTGTDTEESTKEGTGSVSPEEGATEASTEPEKSLSESTPNGPTATAEAESV; encoded by the exons ATATCCAAGGAGCTGGCAGTCCAGACCAAGATAAAG TGTCAGGCTCACCCGCAAACACCAGCTCAACTAAAccagaaacaaaccaaaacacgGAGACAAAAG ATATCCAAGGAGCTGGCAGTCCAGACCAAGATAAAG TGTCAGGCTCACCCGCAAACACCAGCTCAACTAAAccagaaacaaaccaaaacacgGAGACAAAAG TTACAGTCCCAATCACAGTGTCAGGCTCACCCGCACTCACCTCCTCAACTCAACACCAAACAAACCCAACCACACAGACAGGAG GTGCAGTAAACACCAGTGTGTCAGGCTTACCCACACTCACCCCCTCAACTCAACACCAAACAAACGTAACCACAAAGACAGGAG ATATCCAAGGAGCTGGCAGTCCAGACCAAGATAAAG TGTCAGGCTCACCCGCAAACACCAGCTCAACTAAAccagaaacaaaccaaaacacgGAGACAAAAG TTACAGTCCCAATCACAGTGTCAGGCTCACCCGCACTCACCTCCTCAACTCAACACCAAACAAACCCAACCACACAGACAGGAG GTGCAGTAAACACCAGTGTGTCAGGCTTACCCACACTCACCCCCTCAACtcaacaccaaacaaacacaaccatACAGAAAGAAG GTGCAGTAAACACCAGTGTGTCAGGCTTACCCACACTCACCCCCTCAACTCAACACCAAACAAACGTAACCACAAAGACAGGAG TTACAGTCCCAATCACAGTGTCAGGCTCACCCGCACTCACCTCCTCAACTCAACACCAAACAAACCCAACCACACAGACAGGAG GTGCAGTAAACACCAGTGTGTCAGGCTTACCCACACTCACCCCCTCAACtcaacaccaaacaaacacaaccatACAGAAAGAAG GTGCAGTAAACACCAGTGTGTCAGGCTTACCCACACTCACCCCCTCAACTCAACACCAAACAAACGTAACCACAAAGACAGGAG TCGTTATCACAGTGCCAGTCTCACCCGCAAGCACCAACTCATCtcaacaccaaacaaacacaaacataacaacAGAAG ACAATAGCACAACAATCTTGCACTCAAGCACGCAACAACAACCAATTTCAAGCACAGCCATGGCTACAACAG ACAACCAAACCCAAAGCACCTCTGTCCCACTCACATCCTCACCCACGGACACAACCTCACCCACACTCACGAACAACGCAACAACAG tgaAACCCTTACCGT GCAAATACAACTACAGCTTCAACGATGAATGGAAAGTGGGATTTAACATAAATGATGTTAAAGGCATTTACAACATTACGCTGAACAACGTTATGTTGGACAacaccagaacaatcccagtgCAACGTGAAATGAAGAAATACCAAATATCATTTACATCACTAAAGCCTTGCCAAAAATATGCTGTCAGTTTTACTCCCTCCTGTACTCCcagtaaagaaaaatacagtcATCTGGAAACAAGAACATTGG TTGACTCAGATGTAAGTTTCACACTGAAGAATGATCAAGTGTGTTTCAAGACCGTGTGGAATTTGACTTTTGAAAAAGAATGTATAACCGTCACTAAGGATAACTCCTGCAGCAATAGTAAACTGAACTTTAAAGAAGACGTCTGTAATAAAACCTATGTACCTTTCCAACTTCCCCCAG TAAAGCctgtttttaatattacaaaCAAGTTCCCAAATGAATTTAATTGGATTAATAAGCCTAAACAATGCCCAAACAACCTCACATACTCCTGCAATG ACACAATCGTTAAAGCCTCAGAGTTGAAACCTTTTATAGATTATACATGCAAGGGGACATATAATTTCGGAAACAGACCAATCACTAGCAACCTCACGAAAGTTAAGATTGAATGCT ATATTGGTAATGTCACTATTGTCGAAAAAACGGCAAGCAGCATCAAGGCAAGATGGGATTTAAGCAGCACAAACTGCCCAAACATTACCAAGGATATCACTTTGGAAGCGAGCTGCACCAATAACACATCCAAAAAAGTCAAAA tgaACTGTTCTGGGGACTACTGTGAAATTAAGGATTTGGAAGCCTTTACTACATATAACTGCACTTTTAATGCAAAGTACAATTATAGAAAATTCCTCACTGTTCCCAAAATTGAGAGGACCTTATCTACAA AACCCGAATTAAATTGCAATTCACCTGAGCTTACTTCTCATAATTCGTACAAAATTACATGTAGTATTATAAGTTGGCACGGGGACAGGGGAGAAGTCAAAGCAGAGCTCTTCATAGATGGTCAAGGGAAGAACGTAAAGCAGGCAATTTTGACTTTAACTGAAAGCAAATATTCATATGAATTCAAAGACCTCTACTACTTAACACACTATAAAGTGCAG GTCACTGCCATAAATGGTAACGGGAATAAAACTGAGAGGGAGTTTGTGCATTTTGATACTAAAT ACAATGACAAAGCTGTTCTTGGATTCCTGAGCTTTCTCATTATTGTCACGTCTATCGCGCTCCTGTTTGTCCTGTACAAGATCTACCTTTTAAAGAGGGAAAAGTCAAG CAGGAATGAACAGGAAATGGATGACCTTCTTCCATCAA ATGCGCTGCTTAGAGTGGAACCCATAAATGCTGATGACCTGCTCGATGCGTACAAGAAGAAGAGGGCTGATGAAGGACGTCTGTTCATGGAAGAATTTCAG AGCATTCCACGTATTTTCTCCAATTTCTCAGTCAGAGAGgccaaaaaatcagaaaaccaTCCAAAGAATCGCTACGTTGACATTCTTCCCT ATGACTACAATcgcgtctgtctctctcacggAGGAACAGATGACTACATCAACGGCAGTTTCATTGAG ggTTACAAGGAAACCAATAAATACATCGCAGCCCAAG gaCCCAAGGAAGAGACGATAGGAGATTTCTGGACGATGATCTGGGAGCAGAAGACTTCCATTATTGTCATGGTAACCCGTTGTGAAGAAGGAAACAAG AACAAATGTGCTCAGTATTGGCCATCgatggagagagaaacagagatttTTGATGATTTGGTTGTGAAAATCAAGGGAGAGGAAAAATGCCCGGATTACATAATCCGCCACCTGACCCTGATGAAC CGTAAAGAGAAGTCAGCAGAACGTGAAGTGACTCACATCCAGTTCACAAGCTGGCCCGACCATGGCGTCCCATCTGATCCCGGCCTGCTCCTTAAACTTCGCCGCAGGGTCAACTCCTTCAAAAACTTCTTCAGTGGACCGATTGTCATTCACTGCAG TGCCGGAGTTGGACGCACAGGGACCTATATCTGTATCGATGCCATGATTGAGAGTCTGGAGGCAGAAGGACGTGTGGACATTTATGGATATGTGGTCAAACTTCGCCGTCAAAGATGCCTCATGGTCCAAGTGGAG GCCCAGTATGTGCTCATCCACACGGCGCTGATCGAATACAGTCAGTTTGGCGAGACGGAAATGGCGCTCTCGAGTTTCCACTCGGAGGTCAGCACACTCAGACAGAAGGAGGGAAGTGAACCGTCTTTAATGGAGTTGGAGTTTCAG AAACTTCCAAAATTCAAAACCTACAGGTCGGCCAACACGGCACGCACCGAGgagaacaagaacaaaaaccGCTCGTCTATCATTCCAT ACGACTTTAACAGAGTCCCAATTAAAGTGGACGATGAAGTCAGCCATGACAGTGATGCTGACGATGAGCAGGATTATTCCTcagatgaggaagatgaagtCCCCACCAAATACATCAACGCCTCCTATTTGGAT GGATACTGGATGCCGAGTAGCTTCATTGTGGCACAGGGACCCATGGAGGATACGGTTGCTGACTTTCTGCACATGCTGTATCAGAAGCAGGTTCAAACTGTCTTCATGCTCTCGAATTGCACTGAGAATGACAAG GAGTTCTGCACCCAGTATTGGCATGATGAGAAGAAAACATTTGAGGAGATGGTGGTGGAGGTTAAAGAGACTGAAAACACCCCTACATACATCAGACGGTGCCTAGAAATACAGCACACCAAG AGGAAAGACAGCCACACACTGCAGCAGTACCAGTTCCTGAAATGGGCGGGTCAGGAGCTTCCAGACAACCCTCTCGATTTGGTTGACATGATGAGGAGTGTCAGACAGAGcggtgacaacaacaacaaaaacaagaatttGCCCATTCTGGCACACTGCAA TGATGGCTCCTCACGTTCTGGAATATTCTGCGCCTTGTGGAAGCTTCTGGACAGTGCGGACACAGAGAAACTGGTGGACATCTTCCAGGTGGCCAAGGACATGCGCAAGGCTCGCATGGGCATGCTCACCAGCTTT GAGCAGTACAATTTCCTGTATGCTGCCCTGGAGGTTGCGTATCCGGTGCAGAACGGTGAGGTGAAGAAGCCCAGCGAAGCCCCTGCTGACACTGTGCAGGTTATTAACGAATCCACAGCACTGATCAGTCCCAGCACAGGCACCGACACCGAAGAGAGTACCAAGGAAGGTACCGGCTCAGTATCGCCTGAAGAGGGAGCCACTGAGGCCAGCACAGAGCCAGAGAAAAGCCTTAGTGAGAGCACCCCTAACGGTCCGACTGCTACAGCAGAGGCCGAATCTGTTTAA
- the ptprc gene encoding receptor-type tyrosine-protein phosphatase C isoform X42: MAKVPGLMFVLLVLAGLVIYIQGAGSPDQDKDIQGAGSPDQDKDIQGAGSPDQDKVSGSPANTSSTKPETNQNTETKVTVPITVSGSPALTSSTQHQTNPTTQTGGAVNTSVSGLPTLTPSTQHQTNVTTKTGDIQGAGSPDQDKVSGSPANTSSTKPETNQNTETKVTVPITVSGSPALTSSTQHQTNPTTQTGGAVNTSVSGLPTLTPSTQHQTNTTIQKEGAVNTSVSGLPTLTPSTQHQTNVTTKTGVTVPITVSGSPALTSSTQHQTNPTTQTGGAVNTSVSGLPTLTPSTQHQTNTTIQKEGAVNTSVSGLPTLTPSTQHQTNVTTKTGVVITVPVSPASTNSSQHQTNTNITTEGTLPSTSGSPTSTNSTQNQTNTTINTEDNSTTILHSSTQQQPISSTAMATTAVSNTSDLHSTTQQPISSTAMATTDNQTQSTSVPLTSSPTDTTSPTLTNNATTVKPLPCKYNYSFNDEWKVGFNINDVKGIYNITLNNVMLDNTRTIPVQREMKKYQISFTSLKPCQKYAVSFTPSCTPSKEKYSHLETRTLVDSDVSFTLKNDQVCFKTVWNLTFEKECITVTKDNSCSNSKLNFKEDVCNKTYVPFQLPPVKPVFNITNKFPNEFNWINKPKQCPNNLTYSCNDTIVKASELKPFIDYTCKGTYNFGNRPITSNLTKVKIECYIGNVTIVEKTASSIKARWDLSSTNCPNITKDITLEASCTNNTSKKVKMNCSGDYCEIKDLEAFTTYNCTFNAKYNYRKFLTVPKIERTLSTKPELNCNSPELTSHNSYKITCSIISWHGDRGEVKAELFIDGQGKNVKQAILTLTESKYSYEFKDLYYLTHYKVQVTAINGNGNKTEREFVHFDTKYNDKAVLGFLSFLIIVTSIALLFVLYKIYLLKREKSSRNEQEMDDLLPSNALLRVEPINADDLLDAYKKKRADEGRLFMEEFQSIPRIFSNFSVREAKKSENHPKNRYVDILPYDYNRVCLSHGGTDDYINGSFIEGYKETNKYIAAQGPKEETIGDFWTMIWEQKTSIIVMVTRCEEGNKNKCAQYWPSMERETEIFDDLVVKIKGEEKCPDYIIRHLTLMNRKEKSAEREVTHIQFTSWPDHGVPSDPGLLLKLRRRVNSFKNFFSGPIVIHCSAGVGRTGTYICIDAMIESLEAEGRVDIYGYVVKLRRQRCLMVQVEAQYVLIHTALIEYSQFGETEMALSSFHSEVSTLRQKEGSEPSLMELEFQKLPKFKTYRSANTARTEENKNKNRSSIIPYDFNRVPIKVDDEVSHDSDADDEQDYSSDEEDEVPTKYINASYLDGYWMPSSFIVAQGPMEDTVADFLHMLYQKQVQTVFMLSNCTENDKEFCTQYWHDEKKTFEEMVVEVKETENTPTYIRRCLEIQHTKRKDSHTLQQYQFLKWAGQELPDNPLDLVDMMRSVRQSGDNNNKNKNLPILAHCNDGSSRSGIFCALWKLLDSADTEKLVDIFQVAKDMRKARMGMLTSFEQYNFLYAALEVAYPVQNGEVKKPSEAPADTVQVINESTALISPSTGTDTEESTKEGTGSVSPEEGATEASTEPEKSLSESTPNGPTATAEAESV; encoded by the exons ATATCCAAGGAGCTGGCAGTCCAGACCAAGATAAAG ATATCCAAGGAGCTGGCAGTCCAGACCAAGATAAAG TGTCAGGCTCACCCGCAAACACCAGCTCAACTAAAccagaaacaaaccaaaacacgGAGACAAAAG TTACAGTCCCAATCACAGTGTCAGGCTCACCCGCACTCACCTCCTCAACTCAACACCAAACAAACCCAACCACACAGACAGGAG GTGCAGTAAACACCAGTGTGTCAGGCTTACCCACACTCACCCCCTCAACTCAACACCAAACAAACGTAACCACAAAGACAGGAG ATATCCAAGGAGCTGGCAGTCCAGACCAAGATAAAG TGTCAGGCTCACCCGCAAACACCAGCTCAACTAAAccagaaacaaaccaaaacacgGAGACAAAAG TTACAGTCCCAATCACAGTGTCAGGCTCACCCGCACTCACCTCCTCAACTCAACACCAAACAAACCCAACCACACAGACAGGAG GTGCAGTAAACACCAGTGTGTCAGGCTTACCCACACTCACCCCCTCAACtcaacaccaaacaaacacaaccatACAGAAAGAAG GTGCAGTAAACACCAGTGTGTCAGGCTTACCCACACTCACCCCCTCAACTCAACACCAAACAAACGTAACCACAAAGACAGGAG TTACAGTCCCAATCACAGTGTCAGGCTCACCCGCACTCACCTCCTCAACTCAACACCAAACAAACCCAACCACACAGACAGGAG GTGCAGTAAACACCAGTGTGTCAGGCTTACCCACACTCACCCCCTCAACtcaacaccaaacaaacacaaccatACAGAAAGAAG GTGCAGTAAACACCAGTGTGTCAGGCTTACCCACACTCACCCCCTCAACTCAACACCAAACAAACGTAACCACAAAGACAGGAG TCGTTATCACAGTGCCAGTCTCACCCGCAAGCACCAACTCATCtcaacaccaaacaaacacaaacataacaacAGAAG GTACACTCCCAAGCACATCAGGCTCACCCACAAGCACCAACTCAACTCAAAACCAAACTAACACAACCATAAATACAGAAG ACAATAGCACAACAATCTTGCACTCAAGCACGCAACAACAACCAATTTCAAGCACAGCCATGGCTACAACAG CAGTCAGTAACACATCAGACTTGCACTCAACCACGCAACAACCAATTTCAAGCACAGCCATGGCTACAACAG ACAACCAAACCCAAAGCACCTCTGTCCCACTCACATCCTCACCCACGGACACAACCTCACCCACACTCACGAACAACGCAACAACAG tgaAACCCTTACCGT GCAAATACAACTACAGCTTCAACGATGAATGGAAAGTGGGATTTAACATAAATGATGTTAAAGGCATTTACAACATTACGCTGAACAACGTTATGTTGGACAacaccagaacaatcccagtgCAACGTGAAATGAAGAAATACCAAATATCATTTACATCACTAAAGCCTTGCCAAAAATATGCTGTCAGTTTTACTCCCTCCTGTACTCCcagtaaagaaaaatacagtcATCTGGAAACAAGAACATTGG TTGACTCAGATGTAAGTTTCACACTGAAGAATGATCAAGTGTGTTTCAAGACCGTGTGGAATTTGACTTTTGAAAAAGAATGTATAACCGTCACTAAGGATAACTCCTGCAGCAATAGTAAACTGAACTTTAAAGAAGACGTCTGTAATAAAACCTATGTACCTTTCCAACTTCCCCCAG TAAAGCctgtttttaatattacaaaCAAGTTCCCAAATGAATTTAATTGGATTAATAAGCCTAAACAATGCCCAAACAACCTCACATACTCCTGCAATG ACACAATCGTTAAAGCCTCAGAGTTGAAACCTTTTATAGATTATACATGCAAGGGGACATATAATTTCGGAAACAGACCAATCACTAGCAACCTCACGAAAGTTAAGATTGAATGCT ATATTGGTAATGTCACTATTGTCGAAAAAACGGCAAGCAGCATCAAGGCAAGATGGGATTTAAGCAGCACAAACTGCCCAAACATTACCAAGGATATCACTTTGGAAGCGAGCTGCACCAATAACACATCCAAAAAAGTCAAAA tgaACTGTTCTGGGGACTACTGTGAAATTAAGGATTTGGAAGCCTTTACTACATATAACTGCACTTTTAATGCAAAGTACAATTATAGAAAATTCCTCACTGTTCCCAAAATTGAGAGGACCTTATCTACAA AACCCGAATTAAATTGCAATTCACCTGAGCTTACTTCTCATAATTCGTACAAAATTACATGTAGTATTATAAGTTGGCACGGGGACAGGGGAGAAGTCAAAGCAGAGCTCTTCATAGATGGTCAAGGGAAGAACGTAAAGCAGGCAATTTTGACTTTAACTGAAAGCAAATATTCATATGAATTCAAAGACCTCTACTACTTAACACACTATAAAGTGCAG GTCACTGCCATAAATGGTAACGGGAATAAAACTGAGAGGGAGTTTGTGCATTTTGATACTAAAT ACAATGACAAAGCTGTTCTTGGATTCCTGAGCTTTCTCATTATTGTCACGTCTATCGCGCTCCTGTTTGTCCTGTACAAGATCTACCTTTTAAAGAGGGAAAAGTCAAG CAGGAATGAACAGGAAATGGATGACCTTCTTCCATCAA ATGCGCTGCTTAGAGTGGAACCCATAAATGCTGATGACCTGCTCGATGCGTACAAGAAGAAGAGGGCTGATGAAGGACGTCTGTTCATGGAAGAATTTCAG AGCATTCCACGTATTTTCTCCAATTTCTCAGTCAGAGAGgccaaaaaatcagaaaaccaTCCAAAGAATCGCTACGTTGACATTCTTCCCT ATGACTACAATcgcgtctgtctctctcacggAGGAACAGATGACTACATCAACGGCAGTTTCATTGAG ggTTACAAGGAAACCAATAAATACATCGCAGCCCAAG gaCCCAAGGAAGAGACGATAGGAGATTTCTGGACGATGATCTGGGAGCAGAAGACTTCCATTATTGTCATGGTAACCCGTTGTGAAGAAGGAAACAAG AACAAATGTGCTCAGTATTGGCCATCgatggagagagaaacagagatttTTGATGATTTGGTTGTGAAAATCAAGGGAGAGGAAAAATGCCCGGATTACATAATCCGCCACCTGACCCTGATGAAC CGTAAAGAGAAGTCAGCAGAACGTGAAGTGACTCACATCCAGTTCACAAGCTGGCCCGACCATGGCGTCCCATCTGATCCCGGCCTGCTCCTTAAACTTCGCCGCAGGGTCAACTCCTTCAAAAACTTCTTCAGTGGACCGATTGTCATTCACTGCAG TGCCGGAGTTGGACGCACAGGGACCTATATCTGTATCGATGCCATGATTGAGAGTCTGGAGGCAGAAGGACGTGTGGACATTTATGGATATGTGGTCAAACTTCGCCGTCAAAGATGCCTCATGGTCCAAGTGGAG GCCCAGTATGTGCTCATCCACACGGCGCTGATCGAATACAGTCAGTTTGGCGAGACGGAAATGGCGCTCTCGAGTTTCCACTCGGAGGTCAGCACACTCAGACAGAAGGAGGGAAGTGAACCGTCTTTAATGGAGTTGGAGTTTCAG AAACTTCCAAAATTCAAAACCTACAGGTCGGCCAACACGGCACGCACCGAGgagaacaagaacaaaaaccGCTCGTCTATCATTCCAT ACGACTTTAACAGAGTCCCAATTAAAGTGGACGATGAAGTCAGCCATGACAGTGATGCTGACGATGAGCAGGATTATTCCTcagatgaggaagatgaagtCCCCACCAAATACATCAACGCCTCCTATTTGGAT GGATACTGGATGCCGAGTAGCTTCATTGTGGCACAGGGACCCATGGAGGATACGGTTGCTGACTTTCTGCACATGCTGTATCAGAAGCAGGTTCAAACTGTCTTCATGCTCTCGAATTGCACTGAGAATGACAAG GAGTTCTGCACCCAGTATTGGCATGATGAGAAGAAAACATTTGAGGAGATGGTGGTGGAGGTTAAAGAGACTGAAAACACCCCTACATACATCAGACGGTGCCTAGAAATACAGCACACCAAG AGGAAAGACAGCCACACACTGCAGCAGTACCAGTTCCTGAAATGGGCGGGTCAGGAGCTTCCAGACAACCCTCTCGATTTGGTTGACATGATGAGGAGTGTCAGACAGAGcggtgacaacaacaacaaaaacaagaatttGCCCATTCTGGCACACTGCAA TGATGGCTCCTCACGTTCTGGAATATTCTGCGCCTTGTGGAAGCTTCTGGACAGTGCGGACACAGAGAAACTGGTGGACATCTTCCAGGTGGCCAAGGACATGCGCAAGGCTCGCATGGGCATGCTCACCAGCTTT GAGCAGTACAATTTCCTGTATGCTGCCCTGGAGGTTGCGTATCCGGTGCAGAACGGTGAGGTGAAGAAGCCCAGCGAAGCCCCTGCTGACACTGTGCAGGTTATTAACGAATCCACAGCACTGATCAGTCCCAGCACAGGCACCGACACCGAAGAGAGTACCAAGGAAGGTACCGGCTCAGTATCGCCTGAAGAGGGAGCCACTGAGGCCAGCACAGAGCCAGAGAAAAGCCTTAGTGAGAGCACCCCTAACGGTCCGACTGCTACAGCAGAGGCCGAATCTGTTTAA